From the Maioricimonas rarisocia genome, one window contains:
- a CDS encoding glycosyltransferase family protein, which produces MAIANVLLVAGSANFSTRDVWDGYRHALVAAGLHVIPYPTFSFLKVLSPDAVCNDIIGTALDIENRIDCVIFVDGLHFRGRRTRVPLSIRRAGIPTVLIATDDPYEPIPVAESLYTWRFTNEIRSAGNGVAYLPTATLPLPVVPTIENPEWDISFLGSVFKDRMPMLKEIAEWCEEQQKRFLIAGKFLDGTDAFKDFVYTDLRSRTIETIEKWEIYSQSRVTLNLFRETDQPADSPSPRVFEVTAFGQAALLTGPRRSEVSRLFGESVYHFDDAATAIRSLQAALTDEADRRSRVAEAREITLAAHLYDHRAGDLLSELREAGQESSPDNVAEDRIAWIIGCGRTGSTWLAEMLGDLPKIRRWHEPYFGRFFKHLNDRPQELDRQSSFFARRHQNVWLDGLREMFSRMVRDRYPQFGRHSLVVKEVNTPELYGWLQTLFPTGKLILLVRDPFDVLDSYLDLQKPGSWNTQFGDQSAPLSEANVRRTAEHIRSTTSIALAAYEEFPLEQRLQVSYEDLLDDPVPYLLECSELVGIDTSPDAAAAVADRHAFAKYRQTGELKFRRQGKAGGWRDSANFNDDVRRIAHEVLGPLRGRLGYRDA; this is translated from the coding sequence GTGGCCATCGCCAATGTGCTTCTCGTCGCCGGCTCGGCCAACTTCTCCACCCGCGATGTGTGGGACGGCTACCGGCACGCGCTCGTCGCAGCGGGCCTCCATGTCATCCCCTACCCCACCTTCTCCTTTCTAAAGGTGCTCAGTCCCGATGCCGTCTGCAATGACATCATCGGCACCGCGCTCGACATCGAGAACCGCATCGACTGCGTCATCTTCGTCGACGGACTCCACTTTCGGGGACGACGCACGCGCGTCCCGCTCTCGATCCGCAGGGCCGGCATTCCGACCGTTCTGATCGCCACCGACGATCCCTACGAACCGATCCCCGTGGCCGAGTCGCTCTACACATGGCGGTTCACCAACGAGATCCGATCGGCCGGAAACGGTGTGGCCTATCTTCCGACCGCCACGCTTCCGCTTCCGGTAGTCCCGACGATTGAGAATCCGGAATGGGACATCTCCTTTCTCGGTTCGGTCTTCAAGGATCGCATGCCGATGCTCAAGGAGATCGCCGAATGGTGTGAAGAGCAGCAGAAGCGGTTTCTCATCGCCGGCAAGTTCCTGGACGGAACCGACGCCTTCAAGGACTTCGTCTATACCGATCTCCGCTCGCGGACGATCGAAACGATCGAGAAGTGGGAGATCTATTCGCAGTCGCGGGTCACGCTCAATCTGTTCCGCGAAACCGACCAGCCGGCCGATTCCCCCTCCCCCCGCGTCTTCGAGGTGACTGCCTTCGGGCAGGCCGCTTTGCTGACCGGGCCGCGTCGATCGGAGGTTTCGCGCCTGTTCGGCGAGAGTGTCTATCACTTCGACGATGCCGCGACCGCGATCCGCTCGTTGCAGGCCGCTCTTACGGACGAGGCCGATCGCCGCTCACGCGTTGCTGAGGCGCGTGAGATTACTCTGGCGGCCCATCTCTACGATCACCGGGCCGGCGATCTGCTGTCGGAACTCCGTGAGGCCGGGCAGGAGTCGTCTCCCGACAACGTTGCCGAAGACCGGATCGCCTGGATCATCGGCTGCGGGCGGACCGGCTCGACCTGGCTGGCCGAAATGCTGGGAGATCTGCCGAAGATCCGCCGCTGGCACGAGCCGTATTTCGGCCGCTTCTTCAAGCATCTCAATGACCGTCCCCAGGAATTGGACCGGCAATCCTCTTTCTTCGCCCGCCGTCACCAAAACGTGTGGCTGGACGGACTTCGCGAGATGTTCTCCCGGATGGTGCGCGACCGCTATCCGCAGTTCGGCCGGCACAGCCTGGTCGTCAAGGAGGTCAACACACCGGAACTGTACGGCTGGCTGCAGACGCTCTTTCCGACCGGCAAGCTGATCCTGCTCGTTCGCGATCCGTTCGACGTTCTCGACTCGTACCTGGATCTGCAGAAGCCGGGCAGCTGGAACACGCAGTTCGGCGATCAGTCGGCCCCTCTGTCCGAAGCGAACGTACGCCGCACCGCCGAGCATATTCGCTCGACAACCAGCATCGCACTCGCGGCATACGAGGAATTTCCCCTCGAGCAACGGTTGCAGGTGTCGTACGAGGATCTGCTCGACGATCCCGTGCCGTACCTCCTGGAATGCTCGGAACTGGTGGGAATCGACACCTCCCCCGATGCGGCGGCAGCCGTCGCCGACCGCCATGCCTTTGCGAAATACCGGCAGACCGGCGAACTCAAGTTCCGGCGTCAGGGGAAGGCCGGAGGCTGGCGGGACTCGGCGAACTTCAACGACGACGTCCGCCGCATCGCCCATGAGGTGCTCGGTCCACTGCGGGGACGGCTCGGCTACCGCGATGCGTAA
- a CDS encoding twin-arginine translocation signal domain-containing protein, with protein sequence MTDRERKLTRRRFLQHSAMGTAMSAAAAGIVLRSDAQTGDKGGADPMSFAPGDPSPYAYHDEEWEANNGGGDGDGGDGGDGGGGGGGGG encoded by the coding sequence ATGACCGATCGCGAACGCAAACTGACCCGACGGCGGTTCCTCCAGCATTCCGCCATGGGAACCGCCATGTCGGCCGCGGCCGCTGGCATCGTCCTGCGAAGCGATGCACAGACGGGCGACAAGGGGGGCGCAGACCCGATGTCGTTCGCTCCAGGCGATCCCTCCCCGTACGCCTATCACGACGAGGAGTGGGAAGCCAATAATGGCGGTGGAGACGGGGACGGTGGCGACGGTGGCGACGGTGGCGGTGGTGGTGGTGGGGGCGGCTGA
- a CDS encoding WD40 repeat domain-containing serine/threonine protein kinase produces the protein MPILCPACDHPIAIHAGRGNGDTSEILRSISNVVCPNCGLVHVPSSLDPTTLDTRVGQPPPEEQIAHFRLLQPLGHGSFGTVWLARDTVLGRNIALKVPVPRENETSALLHEAQAAATLKHPNIVSIFEVGEIDGQVFIASEYIDGPTLQDVLANGVPERTKSINWLIAISRALHHAHEQGIVHRDVKPGNILINSEGQPYVTDFGLAKRISSNETISSEGHVMGTARYMSPEQASGWTRATDQRSDIYAIGVILFEMLTGFTPFRGNIRAILLQKTVEDAPSPRKLSPNIPRDLETICLKCLERDPGRRYQTASEVADELQRFQQGEPIRARPISSLARGWRWCLRRPTIAGLVAALFLSLSIGLASVTYFFQEAQQNARQALESLYRSRMNLAAEQLKKGDYLGLKRMLDSVAANPQMADLRGFEWYHAQSVLEPYVQVVNLGQFVQDVAVSPDGTFFAACANDRQVQVWSAETGARVATIAIDVGRFRSIDFSPTDGLLATGASDGRVRLWDVQSPATPIRVVKHGPPVALIRFSPDGSKLAALGSRGAARIFRSKDFEKIVEIPTGMAGAQDIRFTPDGEALVVVAAEGLMRIWDIATRQQIVTRQGQGLISALAVSDDGEAVVTGSYGGNVTFWRDESVEPTTFEADWRIGDLEFLKDSSLLAILENNGQLRIYDTKQQLEIRKLTTHGLSSGALARSADGRFLVVGSGDGSVKLMRAESVSRPDTFWHRSEIRALEFLPGGRELVAGSGNGELRLWDLKAGVSTPLIAAGGEASSSAISTLSVQPGGRLLAVAGRGSSLTLFDYKSRQPVLQLDVKETGIARVQFSPDGGLLAVATRGGPLLIYAEQNWEQPVCSISDPGYIFTAVAFSPDSRQLAVSGDDGKVRLVDSLSGGQTELPLQLDSVPYSLTYDRTGEFLIVGTDTGEIRLWNLAAGELRHVLSGHAGRVNALAVMPYGATLVSGGRDHSLRLWDLVSGEQVTSLYGHDRQVFEIAVSPDGKMIASGGLEGDIRLWRGGPNL, from the coding sequence ATGCCGATTCTCTGCCCTGCCTGCGATCACCCGATTGCGATCCACGCCGGACGTGGAAATGGTGACACGTCCGAGATCCTGCGGTCCATCTCGAACGTCGTCTGTCCCAACTGCGGTCTCGTCCACGTTCCTTCGAGCCTCGATCCAACGACGCTGGACACCCGGGTCGGGCAGCCACCCCCCGAAGAGCAGATTGCGCACTTTCGTCTGCTGCAGCCGCTGGGGCACGGTTCGTTCGGAACCGTCTGGCTGGCCCGCGACACGGTTCTCGGCCGGAATATCGCCCTGAAGGTCCCGGTGCCGCGCGAGAACGAAACGTCGGCACTGCTTCACGAGGCCCAGGCCGCTGCAACGCTGAAGCATCCCAACATCGTTTCGATCTTCGAGGTGGGCGAGATCGACGGTCAGGTGTTTATCGCCAGCGAGTACATTGACGGTCCGACGCTGCAGGACGTCCTCGCCAACGGCGTACCGGAGCGCACGAAGTCGATCAACTGGCTGATCGCGATCTCCCGTGCGCTGCACCATGCGCACGAGCAGGGAATCGTTCACCGCGACGTCAAGCCGGGCAACATCCTCATCAACTCCGAAGGCCAGCCTTACGTCACCGATTTCGGACTCGCCAAGCGCATCAGCAGCAACGAGACGATCTCGTCGGAGGGGCACGTGATGGGAACGGCCCGCTACATGTCCCCCGAACAGGCTAGTGGCTGGACCCGTGCGACCGATCAGCGGTCGGATATCTACGCCATCGGCGTGATCCTGTTCGAAATGCTGACCGGCTTTACGCCGTTCCGCGGCAATATCCGTGCAATTCTGTTGCAGAAGACGGTCGAGGATGCGCCGTCTCCCCGTAAGCTGTCCCCGAACATTCCCCGTGATCTCGAGACGATCTGCCTGAAATGTCTCGAACGGGATCCGGGTCGGCGATATCAGACAGCGAGCGAAGTGGCCGACGAGCTGCAACGGTTCCAGCAGGGGGAGCCGATTCGGGCCCGCCCGATTTCGTCTCTGGCGCGCGGCTGGCGATGGTGCCTTCGCCGACCGACCATTGCCGGTCTGGTTGCCGCTCTGTTCCTCAGTCTGAGTATCGGCCTGGCGAGTGTCACCTACTTCTTTCAGGAGGCTCAGCAGAACGCCCGCCAGGCACTCGAATCGCTGTATCGGTCCCGGATGAACCTTGCCGCGGAACAACTCAAGAAGGGGGACTACCTGGGACTGAAACGGATGCTCGACTCGGTCGCGGCGAACCCTCAGATGGCGGACCTGCGCGGCTTTGAGTGGTACCACGCTCAATCCGTCCTTGAGCCGTACGTTCAGGTGGTCAACCTGGGGCAGTTCGTGCAGGATGTCGCGGTCTCGCCTGACGGCACCTTCTTTGCCGCTTGCGCCAATGACCGCCAGGTCCAGGTCTGGTCGGCCGAAACAGGGGCGCGCGTTGCCACGATTGCCATCGACGTGGGCCGGTTCCGCTCGATCGATTTCTCACCCACTGACGGCCTTCTGGCTACGGGGGCCTCGGACGGCCGGGTCCGGCTCTGGGACGTGCAAAGTCCCGCAACTCCGATCCGTGTCGTGAAGCATGGACCACCGGTCGCTCTGATTCGATTCTCGCCGGATGGTTCGAAGCTGGCCGCACTGGGCTCGAGGGGGGCAGCGCGTATTTTCAGGTCGAAGGATTTCGAGAAGATTGTGGAGATTCCCACCGGCATGGCGGGCGCACAGGACATTCGCTTTACGCCCGACGGGGAAGCCCTCGTGGTTGTCGCAGCAGAAGGACTGATGAGGATTTGGGACATCGCCACCCGCCAGCAGATCGTCACCCGGCAGGGGCAGGGGCTGATTTCTGCATTGGCTGTCTCCGACGACGGCGAGGCGGTCGTTACCGGCAGCTACGGTGGTAACGTCACCTTCTGGCGCGACGAAAGTGTAGAGCCGACCACGTTCGAGGCGGACTGGCGGATTGGCGATCTCGAGTTCCTCAAGGATTCCTCTCTGCTGGCGATTCTCGAGAACAACGGGCAGTTGCGGATCTATGACACGAAGCAGCAGCTTGAAATTCGCAAGCTGACAACACACGGACTCTCGTCCGGCGCCCTGGCACGTTCGGCCGACGGTCGATTTCTCGTTGTCGGCAGTGGCGATGGTTCGGTCAAGCTGATGCGCGCCGAAAGCGTCTCCCGCCCCGATACCTTCTGGCATCGCTCCGAAATCCGCGCACTCGAGTTCCTCCCCGGTGGCCGCGAACTCGTGGCGGGGAGCGGCAACGGCGAACTTCGTCTCTGGGACCTGAAGGCCGGCGTCAGTACACCGCTGATTGCGGCAGGCGGCGAGGCCTCCAGTTCTGCGATTTCGACACTTTCCGTGCAGCCTGGAGGCCGTCTCCTCGCGGTTGCCGGGCGCGGATCATCACTGACGTTGTTCGACTACAAGTCGCGGCAACCCGTCCTCCAGCTCGATGTGAAGGAGACCGGGATCGCCCGCGTGCAGTTCTCTCCTGACGGGGGGCTCCTGGCAGTGGCGACGCGGGGAGGACCACTGCTGATTTACGCTGAGCAGAACTGGGAACAGCCGGTCTGCAGCATTTCAGACCCCGGCTACATCTTCACCGCGGTCGCCTTCAGCCCCGACAGTCGCCAGCTGGCAGTCTCCGGAGATGACGGGAAAGTTCGGCTCGTCGATTCACTTAGCGGCGGCCAGACGGAACTCCCGCTGCAACTGGACTCGGTCCCGTACTCGTTGACGTACGACCGCACAGGCGAATTCCTGATCGTCGGTACAGATACGGGAGAGATCCGGCTTTGGAATCTGGCTGCCGGCGAGCTGCGACATGTGCTCAGCGGACACGCCGGACGCGTCAATGCTTTGGCCGTCATGCCGTACGGGGCAACTCTGGTGTCCGGCGGGCGGGATCACTCGCTGAGGCTTTGGGATCTTGTTTCTGGCGAGCAGGTGACATCGTTGTACGGCCACGACCGGCAGGTTTTCGAGATCGCAGTCTCTCCCGACGGGAAAATGATTGCGTCTGGTGGACTGGAGGGGGACATTCGACTCTGGCGGGGAGGGCCGAATCTGTAA
- a CDS encoding ABC transporter permease subunit, with translation MSEQHKTGWLANPFIRDYGMVFVLLLLGLLFSALTIREQHPTGGDAGRQVADFILDQHGESAAVLIVGRPTAEDREFTTAAAERLEEKGATVLATVNGSAVDARKAIEAILADGGTIDAIAANDVTAKWTVYDRFESVGAEKTLTPSPYTWPDFLKVTNLLGVANQTAIYAIIAIGMTMVIITAGIDLSVGSLVALASVSSAILIRDLGGGSDAAIGMVLVGVLAGIVVCGLAGVFNGLMVTAFGIPPFIVTLGMMMMASGLSFRLAEGRSIPELPTAFFWLGRGQTLGIPNPVLLMIVLYIIAHIVMSQMVFGRYVYAIGGNEEAARLSGVPVKRVLLAVYTICGALAGLGGIVLTSQLSAGDPKFGLMYELEVIAAVVVGGTSLMGGQGKILGTLIGAFIIAVIKNGMNLTDVDPFNQKIVLGAVLTGAVLLDTLKRRGGRS, from the coding sequence ATGAGCGAACAACACAAGACCGGCTGGCTGGCGAACCCGTTTATCCGGGACTACGGCATGGTGTTCGTGCTGCTGCTGCTCGGTCTGCTGTTCAGTGCTCTGACCATCCGGGAGCAGCATCCAACCGGGGGGGATGCCGGCCGGCAGGTGGCCGACTTCATTCTCGACCAGCATGGAGAATCGGCCGCCGTGCTGATCGTCGGACGTCCCACTGCCGAAGACAGGGAGTTCACCACGGCCGCGGCCGAGAGGCTCGAGGAGAAGGGAGCAACGGTGCTGGCGACCGTCAACGGATCGGCCGTCGACGCCCGCAAGGCAATCGAGGCAATCCTGGCCGACGGCGGTACGATCGACGCCATCGCCGCCAATGACGTCACCGCCAAGTGGACCGTCTACGACCGCTTCGAGTCGGTCGGAGCGGAGAAGACGCTGACTCCCAGCCCGTATACGTGGCCCGACTTTCTGAAGGTGACCAACCTGCTTGGTGTCGCCAATCAAACGGCGATCTACGCGATCATCGCCATCGGCATGACGATGGTGATCATCACGGCCGGGATCGACCTCTCCGTCGGTTCGCTGGTGGCGCTCGCATCGGTCTCGTCGGCGATTCTGATCCGCGATCTGGGGGGCGGCAGCGACGCGGCCATCGGGATGGTTCTCGTCGGGGTGCTCGCCGGCATCGTCGTCTGCGGACTGGCCGGTGTGTTCAACGGTCTCATGGTGACGGCCTTCGGCATTCCTCCGTTCATTGTGACGCTGGGGATGATGATGATGGCCAGCGGGCTGTCGTTCCGTCTGGCGGAGGGGCGTTCGATTCCCGAGTTGCCGACGGCCTTCTTCTGGCTCGGGCGCGGGCAGACGCTCGGAATCCCGAATCCTGTCCTGCTGATGATCGTCCTCTATATCATCGCCCACATCGTGATGTCGCAGATGGTCTTCGGGCGCTACGTCTATGCGATCGGCGGCAACGAAGAGGCGGCGCGGCTGTCCGGCGTCCCCGTCAAACGGGTGCTGCTGGCGGTCTACACGATCTGCGGTGCTCTCGCGGGACTGGGCGGGATCGTGCTCACATCACAGCTGTCGGCCGGTGACCCCAAGTTCGGCCTGATGTACGAACTGGAAGTGATCGCCGCAGTGGTCGTCGGCGGAACCTCGCTGATGGGAGGGCAGGGAAAGATCCTCGGGACGCTGATCGGGGCCTTCATCATTGCCGTCATCAAGAACGGAATGAACCTGACCGACGTCGATCCGTTCAACCAGAAGATCGTCCTGGGGGCCGTGCTGACCGGTGCCGTGCTGCTCGACACGCTCAAGCGGCGTGGTGGTCGCAGCTGA
- a CDS encoding sugar ABC transporter ATP-binding protein: MPPASEQAGTPLLEMRGIEKSFPGVRALRGVDLTLHKGEVLALLGENGAGKSTLIKTLGGAHQPDAGTILIDGQEVKLPNPSASNVAGIGIIYQEFNLVPGLAAWENIFLGRESGRGFVHRSAERQKARELFEQIGVAIPIDAPCGRLSVAQQQIVEIAKALSQNVRMIVMDEPSAALTPQEVARLFKIIRDLQQRGIGVIYISHRLDEIFDIADRVLVLRDGGPAGEAPIEELTRQRMIEMMVGREIENEFPKHHHPVGEPRLSVQGLTRGDAVRDVTFEIRSGEVLGLTGLMGAGRTEAARLIFGADRADAGTVMLDGRPLEIRSPRDAIRAGICLLTEDRKGQGLILDASVLENFGLPNLREFSTWGFVRVRPERDAFETYVQRLRIRIPHHRQLAGNLSGGNQQKVVLAKWLERNAEIVIFDEPTRGIDVGAKYEIYMLMNDLARQGKAILMISSELPEVLGMSDRILVMHEGRVTGEITDVKSATQEQIMELAVA, encoded by the coding sequence ATGCCGCCCGCTTCGGAACAGGCCGGCACGCCCCTGCTGGAGATGCGCGGAATCGAAAAGTCGTTTCCCGGGGTGCGGGCCCTGCGCGGCGTGGATCTGACGCTGCACAAGGGAGAAGTGCTCGCGCTGCTGGGCGAGAACGGCGCCGGCAAGAGCACCCTCATCAAGACGCTCGGCGGGGCGCATCAGCCGGATGCCGGCACGATTCTGATCGACGGCCAGGAAGTGAAACTTCCGAATCCGTCCGCGTCCAATGTCGCAGGGATCGGCATCATTTACCAGGAGTTCAACCTGGTTCCCGGACTGGCCGCATGGGAGAACATCTTTCTCGGCCGCGAGTCGGGACGCGGATTCGTCCATCGCTCGGCAGAACGGCAGAAGGCCCGCGAACTGTTTGAGCAGATCGGCGTTGCCATTCCCATCGATGCGCCGTGTGGACGTCTCTCGGTCGCCCAGCAGCAGATCGTCGAAATCGCTAAGGCCCTTTCGCAGAACGTGCGGATGATCGTCATGGACGAACCGTCCGCGGCGCTCACTCCCCAGGAAGTCGCCCGGCTGTTCAAGATCATCCGGGATCTACAGCAGCGGGGCATCGGCGTCATCTACATCAGCCATCGTCTCGACGAAATCTTCGACATTGCAGACCGCGTTCTTGTGTTGCGGGACGGCGGACCGGCCGGCGAAGCGCCGATCGAAGAGCTGACGCGGCAACGGATGATCGAGATGATGGTCGGGCGCGAGATCGAGAACGAGTTCCCCAAGCACCATCATCCGGTTGGCGAACCCCGGCTGTCTGTGCAGGGCCTGACGCGCGGCGATGCGGTCCGCGACGTCACGTTCGAGATTCGCTCCGGCGAAGTGCTCGGCCTCACTGGATTGATGGGGGCCGGGCGGACGGAAGCGGCCCGGTTGATCTTCGGGGCAGACCGTGCTGACGCCGGAACGGTCATGCTCGATGGCAGGCCACTGGAGATTCGCTCGCCTCGCGATGCGATTCGTGCCGGCATCTGCCTGCTCACCGAAGACCGCAAGGGGCAGGGACTGATCCTCGACGCCTCGGTGCTGGAGAACTTCGGACTGCCGAATCTCCGTGAGTTCTCCACCTGGGGGTTCGTGAGAGTCCGCCCCGAGCGCGATGCATTCGAAACCTATGTGCAGCGGCTGCGGATTCGCATCCCCCATCACCGGCAACTGGCGGGGAATCTCTCGGGGGGAAATCAGCAGAAGGTCGTGCTCGCCAAATGGCTCGAGCGGAACGCCGAGATCGTCATTTTCGACGAACCGACCCGCGGGATCGACGTGGGCGCGAAGTACGAGATCTACATGCTCATGAACGACCTCGCCCGGCAGGGGAAGGCGATCCTGATGATCAGTTCGGAACTGCCGGAGGTCCTGGGGATGAGCGATCGCATTCTGGTGATGCACGAGGGCCGCGTGACGGGTGAGATCACCGACGTGAAGTCGGCGACGCAGGAACAGATCATGGAACTCGCGGTGGCCTGA
- a CDS encoding substrate-binding domain-containing protein gives MMRLPASLFLLVLLLALTGCGGGNGEPGDQAADPAGGDAGDSTETKGTIGFSALTLTNPFFKVIADNMKEEAAKHGYEVLVVSGERDVKKQADQVSEFIVKGVSAIVLNPCDSQAIGPAIKKANDAGIPVFTNDIKYDGEVGEVVCHVATDNYQGGKLAGKAMVDLIGDSGGNVAILHFPQAESCQLRVKGFREVIDAHNAGDGAAQIEIVAVLDGGGVRDEGFKAAKDTIEANPDLAAIFAINDPSALGARAALEAAGKADQVKIIGFDGQKIGKQAILEGKIVCDPIQFPDRIGKATIEQIVRYFDGDEVPEEILIPSELYYQEDAKNDPELQE, from the coding sequence ATGATGCGTCTTCCCGCGTCTCTGTTTCTGCTCGTGCTCCTTCTGGCGTTGACCGGCTGTGGTGGTGGCAACGGCGAGCCGGGCGATCAGGCGGCTGATCCTGCTGGCGGTGATGCCGGGGACAGCACTGAAACCAAAGGCACGATCGGCTTCTCGGCCCTGACGCTGACCAATCCCTTCTTCAAGGTCATTGCCGACAACATGAAGGAGGAAGCCGCCAAGCATGGCTACGAAGTGCTGGTCGTCTCCGGTGAACGGGACGTGAAGAAGCAGGCCGATCAGGTCAGTGAGTTCATCGTCAAAGGTGTCTCGGCGATCGTCCTCAATCCCTGCGATTCGCAGGCGATCGGTCCTGCCATCAAGAAAGCGAACGATGCAGGCATCCCGGTCTTCACCAACGACATCAAATACGACGGCGAAGTCGGTGAAGTGGTCTGCCACGTCGCCACCGACAACTACCAGGGGGGCAAGCTGGCCGGCAAGGCGATGGTGGATCTGATCGGCGATTCGGGAGGCAACGTGGCCATTCTGCACTTCCCGCAGGCCGAGTCGTGCCAGTTGCGTGTGAAGGGCTTCCGCGAAGTCATCGACGCACACAATGCCGGTGACGGTGCCGCTCAGATCGAGATCGTCGCCGTCCTCGACGGTGGCGGTGTTCGGGACGAAGGCTTCAAGGCGGCCAAGGACACGATCGAGGCCAACCCGGACCTGGCGGCGATCTTCGCGATCAACGATCCCTCGGCGCTCGGGGCTCGCGCGGCACTCGAAGCGGCTGGCAAGGCGGATCAGGTGAAGATCATCGGCTTTGATGGACAGAAGATCGGCAAGCAGGCGATTCTGGAGGGGAAGATCGTCTGCGATCCGATCCAGTTTCCGGACCGCATCGGCAAAGCGACGATCGAGCAGATTGTGCGCTACTTCGATGGCGACGAAGTCCCCGAAGAGATCCTGATCCCCTCCGAGCTGTACTACCAGGAGGACGCGAAGAACGATCCCGAGCTGCAGGAGTAG
- a CDS encoding IclR family transcriptional regulator, whose amino-acid sequence MPVTRRPSVPNLQRGMAILEYLATHQRSATIAELSERLGYPSASVFRITQAFAELGYLSRDPVTKQFRLTNKLLLLGQPHGRDRGLVEASIPAMRQLNQATSETTQLCCLVDTGIVVLEQLLATHPFKYSAELGARCPAYSCAPGKAILASLPDDERDDLLRRIRFKRFTPTTITDRRLFREELAAICECGFAVDRAEGMAGVHCVAAAVRDRNGYPAGALTIAAPASRVPEEDFGRVGKLVIQAVRLAETNYGQ is encoded by the coding sequence ATGCCCGTCACACGAAGACCGTCCGTCCCCAACCTGCAGCGGGGGATGGCGATTCTCGAATACCTCGCCACGCACCAGCGCAGTGCCACGATTGCCGAACTTTCGGAGCGGCTCGGATACCCTTCAGCCTCCGTGTTCCGGATCACACAGGCATTTGCCGAACTTGGCTATCTGTCGCGCGACCCGGTCACCAAGCAGTTCCGCCTGACGAACAAGCTGCTGCTGCTTGGGCAGCCGCACGGCCGGGATCGCGGGCTGGTCGAAGCGTCGATCCCGGCGATGCGGCAATTGAATCAGGCGACTTCCGAAACCACGCAGCTCTGCTGTCTGGTCGATACCGGCATCGTTGTGCTCGAGCAGTTGCTGGCGACACATCCCTTCAAGTATTCGGCCGAACTGGGGGCACGTTGCCCGGCGTACAGCTGTGCGCCCGGCAAAGCGATCCTCGCCAGCCTGCCGGACGACGAGCGGGACGACCTGCTGCGGCGCATCCGCTTCAAGCGATTTACGCCAACGACGATTACTGACCGCCGCCTGTTCCGCGAAGAACTCGCAGCGATCTGCGAATGCGGATTCGCAGTCGATCGGGCCGAAGGGATGGCCGGCGTCCACTGCGTCGCGGCCGCCGTACGGGACCGCAACGGCTACCCCGCGGGCGCGCTGACCATCGCCGCCCCGGCATCACGCGTTCCGGAGGAGGACTTCGGTCGCGTCGGCAAGCTTGTCATCCAGGCCGTCCGCCTGGCCGAAACCAACTACGGACAGTAA